A region from the Nocardioides plantarum genome encodes:
- a CDS encoding PPA1309 family protein produces the protein MSDPDPDLLPDSETEPETELETGEDVLTADPRWGDLDADPALASAVIEIERHLAGEGWDQPARLYALVDTAALAAQEPALAAAMGLDTEAEQGSLSAVEQEALDPARPLEQVLESIVWPPAVTGCAVMVERLVLPPGSDDDLPDDVEAAQAFARDHPDRQEVRIVAGATRTGSTYCALRLRAHDEDTSVVGGLDLVPGLIELVRATLTDDPTDDPTDDLHDDHEKDETP, from the coding sequence ATGAGCGACCCCGACCCCGACCTGCTGCCCGACTCGGAGACCGAGCCCGAGACCGAGCTCGAGACCGGTGAGGACGTGCTGACGGCCGACCCGCGCTGGGGCGACCTCGACGCCGACCCCGCGCTGGCCAGTGCGGTGATCGAGATCGAGCGGCACCTCGCCGGCGAGGGCTGGGACCAGCCCGCGCGCCTCTACGCGCTGGTCGACACCGCCGCCCTCGCGGCCCAGGAGCCGGCCCTCGCGGCCGCCATGGGCCTCGACACCGAGGCCGAGCAGGGCTCGCTCTCGGCGGTCGAGCAGGAGGCCCTCGACCCGGCGAGGCCCCTCGAGCAGGTCCTGGAGTCGATCGTCTGGCCGCCGGCCGTGACCGGCTGCGCGGTGATGGTCGAGCGCCTGGTGCTGCCGCCCGGGTCCGACGACGACCTGCCCGACGACGTCGAGGCCGCCCAGGCGTTCGCCCGCGACCACCCCGACCGTCAGGAGGTGCGCATCGTCGCCGGCGCGACGCGCACCGGCTCGACCTACTGCGCCCTGCGCCTGCGGGCCCACGACGAGGACACCTCGGTCGTCGGCGGCCTCGACCTGGTGCCGGGGCTGATCGAGCTGGTCCGCGCCACGCTCACCGACGACCCGACCGACGACCCGACCGACGACCTGCACGACGACCACGAGAAGGACGAGACGCCGTGA
- a CDS encoding YlbL family protein: protein MSQRLVAALVAAPLIVALFVYALLNPLPYATYQPGTTVDVLGSDPDNGGAEVIQVAGHKTYRDDGQLRMTTVRVSPPAPPGGDEGENLFGLLGVWFDGDNAVLPYDDVHEPDDTPEKSRAEGQVQMTTSQDAAIEVALSEMGIDVPQVIQVGALIKGLPASKVLEVGDVIRTVDGTSVDDADKLVDLITTRPAGKPLTIGITRSGKDRDVAITPVAQGGRTLIGITPVVADYDFPFEVKINISPQIGGPSAGLIFSLAVYDTLTKGSLTGGHEIAGTGEIAPDGTVGPIGGIQQKIAGAREDGADLFIVPIDNCDEALGADNGDMRLMMAQTMHDVRTSLEAYAADEDAPLPSCQDADKILKKAAR, encoded by the coding sequence ATGAGTCAGCGTCTGGTCGCCGCCCTGGTCGCGGCGCCGTTGATCGTCGCGCTGTTCGTCTACGCGCTGCTCAACCCGTTGCCCTACGCGACCTACCAGCCCGGCACGACGGTCGACGTCCTGGGCTCGGACCCCGACAACGGGGGAGCGGAGGTCATCCAGGTCGCCGGGCACAAGACCTACCGCGACGACGGGCAGCTGCGGATGACGACGGTGCGCGTCTCGCCGCCCGCGCCGCCCGGAGGGGACGAGGGCGAGAACCTCTTCGGCCTGCTCGGCGTGTGGTTCGACGGCGACAACGCGGTGTTGCCCTACGACGACGTGCACGAGCCGGACGACACCCCGGAGAAGAGTCGCGCAGAGGGACAGGTCCAGATGACCACCTCGCAGGACGCGGCGATCGAGGTGGCGCTGTCCGAGATGGGCATCGACGTGCCCCAGGTGATCCAGGTGGGTGCCCTGATCAAGGGCCTGCCGGCGAGCAAGGTGCTCGAGGTCGGCGACGTCATCCGCACCGTCGACGGGACGTCGGTCGACGACGCGGACAAGCTCGTGGACCTGATCACGACCCGGCCGGCCGGCAAGCCCCTGACCATCGGGATCACCCGCTCCGGCAAGGATCGCGACGTCGCGATCACCCCGGTGGCCCAGGGTGGCCGCACGCTCATCGGCATCACCCCCGTGGTCGCCGACTACGACTTCCCGTTCGAGGTCAAGATCAACATCAGCCCGCAGATCGGCGGGCCCAGCGCCGGACTGATCTTCTCGCTGGCGGTCTACGACACGCTGACCAAGGGGTCCCTCACCGGCGGCCACGAGATCGCCGGCACGGGCGAGATAGCGCCCGACGGCACCGTCGGGCCGATCGGCGGGATCCAGCAGAAGATCGCCGGAGCCCGCGAGGACGGTGCCGACCTCTTCATCGTCCCGATCGACAACTGCGACGAGGCGCTGGGCGCCGACAACGGCGACATGCGCCTGATGATGGCCCAGACGATGCACGACGTCCGCACCTCCCTCGAGGCGTACGCCGCCGACGAGGACGCCCCGCTCCCGTCCTGCCAGGACGCCGACAAGATCCTGAAGAAGGCGGCGCGATGA
- a CDS encoding molybdenum cofactor biosynthesis protein MoaE, translating into MTSSVTSSTGSHGPVRLVEIRDTPLVVDDVLASLDEDVDGGVTLFVGKVRDHDGGRAVRGLDYSAHPSALDRLREVCEQVAARHDVHGVSAIHRVGLLSIGDLAVVVGTAAAHRGTAFEASRDLIDTLKNEVPIWKHQVFADGTDEWVGTP; encoded by the coding sequence GTGACCTCCAGCGTGACCTCCAGCACCGGATCCCACGGCCCCGTCCGGCTCGTCGAGATCCGCGACACCCCGCTCGTCGTCGACGACGTCCTGGCCAGCCTCGACGAGGACGTCGACGGTGGCGTGACCCTGTTCGTCGGCAAGGTGCGCGACCACGATGGTGGTCGCGCGGTCCGCGGGCTCGACTACTCCGCCCACCCCAGCGCCCTGGACCGGCTGCGCGAGGTCTGCGAGCAGGTGGCCGCGCGCCACGACGTGCACGGGGTCTCGGCGATCCACCGGGTCGGGCTGCTGTCGATCGGCGACCTCGCCGTCGTCGTCGGGACGGCGGCCGCGCACCGCGGCACCGCCTTCGAGGCCTCGCGCGACCTGATCGACACCCTCAAGAACGAGGTGCCGATCTGGAAGCACCAGGTGTTCGCCGACGGCACCGACGAGTGGGTCGGCACGCCGTAG
- a CDS encoding zinc-dependent metalloprotease produces MSDKPDDEQPNPFKGTPFEHLFAGGQGGLGGFDLGSLGLGGPGGGGMPDLGALFGQLQSLMQPYDGPLNWDVAADLARKGVAQSPDPTPSTKQADAVADAVRLADHWLDEATEFPSGVVSSAAWSRAEWVVGTLDVWKVLVEPVAEQSVNGLSGALPPEAAAQAGPLIGILGKAVGAMLATQVGSGLGELAGEVLTASDVGLPLAAPGKAALVTTNVTAFAEGLGLDEADVLLYLALREAAHHRLFSHVPWLRDHLLGAVTDYARGVEINPESLQRRMEEQLRGVDPSSPGSMQQILEGGLFDLPQSPAQTAALERLEIALALVEGWVDEVVGQATAQRMPAAAKLQEAVRRRRAAGGPAEQTFAALVGLELRPRRLRDASTLWASLRTRQGTEARDGVWLHPHLLPTSADLDDPLGFREEAAAPVELDEDAFDTELRRLLDGDDPTDKTDETGNPPE; encoded by the coding sequence ATGAGCGACAAGCCCGACGACGAGCAGCCCAACCCGTTCAAGGGCACGCCGTTCGAGCACCTCTTCGCCGGTGGGCAGGGTGGGCTCGGCGGCTTCGACCTCGGCAGCCTGGGGCTGGGCGGCCCGGGTGGGGGCGGCATGCCCGACCTCGGTGCCCTGTTCGGCCAGCTGCAGTCACTGATGCAGCCCTACGACGGCCCCCTCAACTGGGACGTGGCCGCCGACCTGGCCCGCAAGGGCGTGGCGCAGAGCCCCGACCCCACACCGAGCACCAAGCAGGCCGACGCCGTCGCCGACGCCGTCCGGCTGGCCGACCACTGGCTCGACGAGGCCACCGAGTTCCCCTCCGGCGTCGTCTCGAGCGCTGCGTGGAGCCGCGCCGAGTGGGTCGTCGGCACCCTCGACGTCTGGAAGGTCCTGGTCGAGCCCGTCGCCGAGCAGTCGGTCAACGGCCTCAGCGGCGCGCTGCCCCCCGAGGCCGCGGCCCAGGCCGGGCCGCTGATCGGCATCCTCGGCAAGGCCGTCGGCGCGATGCTCGCGACCCAGGTCGGATCCGGGCTGGGCGAGCTCGCCGGCGAGGTCCTCACGGCCTCCGACGTCGGGCTCCCCCTCGCCGCCCCGGGCAAGGCCGCCCTGGTCACTACCAACGTCACCGCGTTCGCCGAGGGACTCGGCCTCGACGAGGCCGACGTCCTGCTCTACCTGGCGCTGCGCGAGGCCGCCCACCACCGCCTCTTCAGCCACGTGCCGTGGTTGCGCGACCACCTCCTCGGTGCCGTGACCGACTACGCCCGCGGGGTCGAGATCAACCCCGAGAGCCTCCAGCGCCGGATGGAGGAGCAGCTGCGCGGCGTCGACCCGTCGAGCCCCGGGTCGATGCAGCAGATCCTCGAGGGCGGGCTGTTCGACCTGCCCCAGTCCCCCGCCCAGACCGCCGCGCTCGAGCGTCTCGAGATCGCCCTGGCCCTGGTGGAGGGCTGGGTCGACGAGGTCGTCGGCCAGGCCACGGCCCAGCGGATGCCCGCGGCCGCCAAGCTCCAGGAGGCCGTACGCCGCCGCCGCGCTGCCGGTGGTCCGGCCGAGCAGACCTTCGCCGCACTGGTCGGGCTCGAGCTCCGCCCGCGCCGGCTGCGCGACGCCTCGACCCTGTGGGCCTCGCTGCGTACCCGCCAGGGCACCGAGGCCCGCGACGGCGTCTGGCTGCACCCCCACCTGCTGCCGACCTCCGCCGACCTCGACGACCCGCTCGGGTTCCGCGAGGAGGCTGCCGCCCCCGTCGAGCTCGACGAGGACGCCTTCGACACCGAGCTGCGCAGGCTGCTCGACGGCGACGACCCGACCGACAAGACCGACGAGACCGGCAACCCTCCGGAGTGA
- a CDS encoding NUDIX hydrolase, with protein sequence MSLHADALATLRAWAPPTPGQAALRDRYVTHLESHPDAMTRACRPDHLTASTVVLSHDRSHVLLTLHAKARRWFQLGGHPEVDDLTLAGAALREATEESGLPSLRLRPAPVHLDEHAVPFCGGGGQADDGPVVHHLDVRFVAVAPPAAVPQVSEESLDVRWWPVDDLPEPDLVELVGLARRAQSLSAGSNSEGGVISAAADQPSR encoded by the coding sequence GTGAGCCTGCACGCCGACGCGCTCGCCACCCTGCGAGCGTGGGCACCGCCGACTCCCGGCCAGGCCGCGCTGCGCGACCGCTACGTCACCCACCTGGAGTCCCACCCTGACGCGATGACCCGCGCCTGCCGGCCCGACCACCTCACCGCCAGCACCGTCGTGCTCTCCCACGACCGGTCCCACGTGCTGCTGACCCTGCACGCCAAGGCGCGCCGATGGTTCCAGCTCGGCGGGCACCCTGAGGTCGACGACCTCACGCTGGCCGGGGCGGCCCTGCGCGAGGCGACCGAGGAGTCGGGTCTGCCGAGCCTGCGGCTGCGACCCGCACCGGTCCACCTCGACGAGCACGCCGTCCCCTTCTGTGGTGGCGGCGGCCAGGCGGACGACGGGCCGGTCGTCCACCACCTCGACGTGCGGTTCGTCGCGGTCGCGCCGCCCGCCGCCGTACCGCAGGTGAGCGAGGAGTCGCTCGACGTCCGGTGGTGGCCGGTCGACGACCTGCCCGAACCCGACCTCGTCGAGCTGGTGGGGCTGGCCCGGCGCGCTCAGTCGCTGTCGGCGGGCTCGAACTCCGAGGGCGGCGTGATCTCCGCGGCCGCCGACCAGCCCAGCAGGTAG
- a CDS encoding M48 family metallopeptidase — MTGSDDVEVRRSKRRRRTVSAYRDGERIVVLIPAAFSAADEAEWVATMVARIARSEARAEITDDDLLLRAQRLSDEHLGGLATPGSVRWVSNQHTRWGSCTPVDRTIRLSERLKTMPGWVVDYVIVHELAHLIEPGHDARFWAWVDRYPRTERAKGYLLGWSAAAEITPPSEFEPADSD, encoded by the coding sequence ATGACCGGCTCCGACGACGTCGAGGTGCGCCGTTCCAAGCGGCGCCGGCGCACCGTCTCGGCCTACCGCGACGGTGAGCGGATCGTCGTCCTCATCCCGGCGGCGTTCAGCGCCGCCGACGAGGCGGAGTGGGTCGCGACGATGGTGGCCCGCATCGCGCGCTCGGAGGCCAGGGCCGAGATCACCGACGACGACCTGCTCCTCCGGGCCCAGCGGCTCAGCGACGAGCACCTCGGTGGACTGGCGACCCCGGGGTCGGTGCGCTGGGTCAGCAACCAGCACACGCGGTGGGGCTCCTGCACCCCGGTCGATCGCACGATCCGGCTGTCGGAGCGGCTCAAGACGATGCCGGGATGGGTGGTCGACTACGTGATCGTCCACGAGCTGGCCCACCTCATCGAGCCGGGTCACGACGCCCGGTTCTGGGCGTGGGTCGACCGCTACCCGCGCACCGAGCGGGCCAAGGGCTACCTGCTGGGCTGGTCGGCGGCCGCGGAGATCACGCCGCCCTCGGAGTTCGAGCCCGCCGACAGCGACTGA
- a CDS encoding PHP domain-containing protein codes for MTDEYDAGPVAALRRIAFLLERHREDTYKVKAFRNAAAAILPLGEDAVARAVDDGSLTDVPGVGASTAAVIASAVRGELPDRLAQLESTHAAPLTAGGAELRAALRGDCHSHSDWSDGGSPIEEMAMTAIELGHDYLVLTDHSPRLKIARGLSVERLRRQLDVVDAVNQHLGGAGGDGFALLRGIEVDILDDGSLDQTDEMLDRLDVRVASVHSKLAMDATPMTRRMIGAVTNPRTNVLGHCTGRMVTGNRGTRAQSTFDARAVFEACAEHDVAVEINARPERCDPPDDLLALARDAGCLFSIDSDAHAPGQLDFLVLGCERAEDAGIEADRIVNTWPRQRLLEWAAS; via the coding sequence GTGACCGACGAGTACGACGCCGGCCCGGTGGCCGCACTGCGACGGATCGCGTTCCTGCTGGAGCGCCACCGTGAGGACACCTACAAGGTCAAGGCCTTCCGCAACGCGGCCGCCGCGATCCTGCCCCTGGGCGAGGACGCGGTGGCCCGGGCGGTGGACGACGGCTCGCTCACCGACGTCCCCGGCGTCGGGGCGAGCACGGCCGCGGTGATCGCGTCCGCCGTGCGCGGCGAGCTGCCGGACCGGCTGGCGCAGCTGGAGAGCACCCACGCCGCCCCGCTCACCGCCGGCGGCGCCGAGCTGCGTGCCGCGCTGCGCGGTGACTGCCACTCCCACTCCGACTGGAGTGACGGCGGGTCGCCGATCGAGGAGATGGCGATGACGGCCATCGAGCTCGGCCACGACTACCTGGTGCTCACCGACCACTCGCCCCGCCTCAAGATCGCCCGCGGGCTGAGCGTCGAGCGGCTGCGACGTCAGCTCGACGTCGTCGACGCCGTCAACCAGCACCTCGGCGGCGCGGGCGGCGACGGGTTCGCCCTGCTGCGTGGCATCGAGGTCGACATCCTCGACGACGGCTCGCTCGACCAGACCGACGAGATGCTGGACCGTCTCGACGTCCGCGTCGCCAGCGTCCACTCCAAGCTGGCGATGGACGCCACCCCCATGACCCGACGGATGATCGGTGCGGTCACCAACCCACGGACCAACGTGCTGGGTCACTGCACCGGCCGGATGGTCACCGGCAACCGGGGCACCCGGGCGCAGTCGACGTTCGACGCCCGGGCGGTGTTCGAGGCGTGCGCCGAGCACGACGTCGCGGTCGAGATCAACGCGCGACCCGAGCGCTGCGACCCGCCGGACGACCTGCTCGCCCTGGCCCGTGACGCGGGGTGCCTGTTCTCGATCGACTCCGACGCCCATGCGCCGGGGCAGCTCGACTTCCTGGTCCTGGGGTGCGAGCGCGCCGAGGATGCCGGTATCGAGGCCGACCGGATCGTCAACACGTGGCCGCGTCAGCGACTCCTGGAGTGGGCCGCGAGTTAG
- a CDS encoding enoyl-CoA hydratase/isomerase family protein, giving the protein MPELAHLRLERPSAGVALLVLDNPDQRNAMSPQMTESWVAAIDELAADPSVRAVVVTGEGRAFCSGGDTSWIAGEPDASVDRLRSRMLPFYRAWLSVRRLEVPTIAAINGAAIGAGLCLPLALDLRYAARGAMLGVPFLKLGMHPGMAGTYLLPEVVGEAAARDLLLTGRLVEADEALALGLVSRVVAPEALLDTALEAAAGIAATAPVASRLTTLALRQRHASLEAALQWEALAQPVTLATEDLQEGIRAAREKRPPRFEGR; this is encoded by the coding sequence ATGCCCGAACTCGCCCACCTGCGCCTCGAACGCCCCTCCGCCGGGGTCGCGCTGCTGGTCCTCGACAACCCCGACCAGCGCAACGCCATGTCGCCGCAGATGACCGAGTCGTGGGTGGCCGCGATCGACGAGCTGGCCGCGGACCCGTCCGTGCGGGCGGTCGTCGTGACCGGCGAGGGCCGGGCCTTCTGCTCCGGAGGCGACACCAGCTGGATCGCCGGCGAGCCCGACGCGAGCGTCGACCGCCTGCGCTCGCGGATGCTCCCGTTCTACCGCGCCTGGTTGTCCGTACGACGCCTCGAGGTGCCGACCATCGCGGCCATCAACGGGGCGGCGATCGGTGCCGGGTTGTGCCTGCCCCTCGCGCTCGACCTCCGGTACGCCGCGCGCGGGGCCATGCTGGGGGTGCCGTTCCTCAAGCTCGGCATGCACCCGGGCATGGCCGGGACCTACCTGCTGCCCGAGGTGGTCGGTGAGGCCGCCGCGCGCGACCTGCTGCTGACCGGCCGCCTGGTCGAGGCCGATGAGGCCCTGGCCCTCGGCCTGGTCTCGCGGGTCGTCGCGCCCGAGGCGCTGCTCGACACCGCGCTCGAGGCCGCCGCGGGCATCGCGGCGACCGCGCCCGTCGCCAGCCGCTTGACCACCCTGGCGCTGAGGCAGCGGCACGCCTCGCTCGAGGCGGCCCTGCAGTGGGAGGCCCTCGCCCAGCCGGTGACGTTGGCCACCGAGGACCTGCAGGAGGGGATCCGGGCCGCCCGCGAGAAGCGGCCGCCGAGGTTCGAGGGGCGCTGA
- a CDS encoding DUF5679 domain-containing protein, which produces MAETWSGEFYCVKCKEKREAEGEVRVNDKGTRMAKAVCPVCSTNLNRILGKA; this is translated from the coding sequence ATGGCGGAGACCTGGAGCGGTGAGTTCTACTGCGTGAAGTGCAAGGAGAAGCGCGAGGCGGAGGGCGAGGTCCGCGTCAACGACAAGGGCACCCGCATGGCCAAGGCCGTGTGCCCCGTGTGCAGCACCAACCTCAACCGGATCCTCGGCAAGGCCTGA